A genomic segment from Flavobacterium inviolabile encodes:
- a CDS encoding gluzincin family metallopeptidase has translation MYSVSAQHHSAMSITVDPESKMLKIQQEITYYNNTKDTLKDYILNDWNNAYSDRSTPLAKRFSDEFTRIFHLAGESDRGHTNIVSVIDQNQRRLEWSRLPNQPDLVDIHLLNPVYPKQKFRINIVYSVKIPNDRFTRYGFNNAGDFYIKNWFLTPARYEKNTFVKYSNENLDDISNAISDFDIQLKVPAALSLTTDLDITATTEEDGFKNYTLTGKNRQDIILALENTLTYGNYKNDKTEITSNIKENKLSEVQKAIIIDRVVNYVAEHLGNPAQDKMVISQTDYDRNPFYGLNQLPKFLRPFPDEFVYELKFLKTYVNNYLKNTLQVNHREDNWIYDGIQVYTMMKYIEDNYPNVKMTGTLARYKFLRGFSLFTTGFNEQYSYLYLMMARMNLDQPIGNPKNTFVKFNEQISGKYKAGLALNYLDSYLQHDSVDSALYDFVTLNKSQQTSRNDIETILKSKTPKNIDWFFKSVINSRDLIDYKFGKVRDDGSNIQVEVKNNAQATVPVPLYGMKNGQIVSKTWLENIAKDTIVSVPKEGIDKLALNHTNEVPEFNRRNNYKTLKGFPSLNRPVKFNFFKDLEDPQYNQFFYVPDFNYNLYDGLMLGMRIHNETLLDKPFQFDIIPDYSTNTKELVGSATLSYFQNIRDERLYNIRYSISGSTLHYAPNASYTKIMPSVQFRFREPDYRENRKETILIRHVFVEKEDSPLLKNKKEENYSVFNARYSIGEAETARLYSFLTDLQIASNFSRLSAEMQYRKLFDDRRQVTVRFFAGTFMYNETGTDFFSFGLDRPSDYLFGYNLIGRSESTGLFSQQFVMADGGFKSKLKNRYANQWMTTTNASFSIWNWVEAYADAGIIKNRFSNPQFVYDSGIRLNLVQDYFELYFPVYSNNGWEVNDPNYGQRIRFVVTLSAKTLVSLFTRKWF, from the coding sequence ATGTACTCTGTGAGTGCCCAGCACCACAGCGCAATGAGTATTACCGTTGATCCGGAGTCGAAAATGCTTAAAATACAGCAGGAAATAACCTATTATAACAACACCAAAGACACGCTTAAAGACTATATCCTAAACGACTGGAATAATGCCTATTCCGATAGAAGCACACCGCTGGCCAAACGTTTTTCGGACGAATTTACCCGGATTTTCCATCTTGCCGGCGAGAGCGACAGAGGACACACCAATATTGTTTCCGTTATCGATCAGAACCAGCGAAGACTGGAATGGTCCCGCCTTCCCAACCAGCCCGATTTAGTCGACATTCATTTGCTGAATCCGGTATATCCGAAGCAGAAATTCCGGATTAACATCGTCTATTCCGTAAAAATACCCAACGACCGTTTTACCCGTTACGGCTTTAATAATGCGGGTGATTTCTATATTAAAAACTGGTTTCTGACACCTGCACGATACGAAAAAAACACTTTTGTAAAATACAGCAATGAAAACCTGGACGATATTTCAAATGCAATTTCCGATTTTGATATTCAGCTAAAAGTACCGGCAGCACTATCGCTCACCACCGACCTGGACATTACCGCCACTACCGAAGAAGACGGCTTTAAAAACTATACCCTGACCGGAAAAAACAGGCAGGACATTATCCTCGCACTGGAAAACACGCTAACATACGGCAATTACAAAAACGACAAAACGGAAATAACGAGCAACATTAAAGAAAACAAGCTCAGTGAAGTTCAAAAAGCCATTATTATTGACCGTGTCGTTAACTATGTAGCCGAACACCTGGGCAATCCGGCACAGGACAAAATGGTTATCAGCCAGACTGACTATGACCGCAACCCGTTTTACGGCTTAAACCAGCTGCCCAAATTTCTCAGACCCTTTCCGGATGAATTTGTCTATGAACTCAAATTCCTGAAAACATACGTAAACAACTACCTGAAAAACACCTTACAGGTCAATCACCGGGAAGACAACTGGATATACGACGGTATTCAGGTCTACACGATGATGAAGTATATTGAAGACAATTACCCCAATGTGAAAATGACCGGAACATTGGCACGCTATAAATTCCTGAGAGGCTTTAGCCTTTTTACCACCGGGTTTAACGAGCAATACAGCTATCTGTACCTGATGATGGCCCGTATGAACCTCGACCAGCCTATCGGGAATCCGAAAAACACCTTTGTAAAATTCAACGAACAAATATCCGGAAAATACAAAGCCGGCTTAGCCCTGAATTACCTGGATTCCTACCTGCAGCACGACAGCGTAGACAGTGCGCTTTATGATTTCGTGACCTTAAACAAAAGTCAGCAGACCTCACGAAACGATATCGAAACCATACTAAAATCAAAAACACCCAAAAATATCGACTGGTTTTTCAAATCCGTTATCAATTCCAGGGACCTGATCGATTATAAATTCGGAAAAGTACGGGACGACGGCAGCAACATACAGGTTGAAGTCAAAAACAATGCTCAGGCAACCGTTCCCGTTCCGTTATACGGTATGAAAAACGGTCAGATAGTTTCAAAAACCTGGCTGGAAAATATAGCTAAGGACACCATCGTATCCGTTCCGAAAGAAGGGATTGACAAACTGGCACTTAATCACACCAATGAAGTGCCCGAATTTAACCGTCGGAACAACTATAAAACGCTAAAAGGATTTCCTTCGCTGAACCGTCCGGTAAAATTCAACTTCTTTAAAGACCTTGAAGATCCGCAATACAACCAGTTTTTTTATGTTCCGGATTTCAATTACAACCTGTATGACGGTTTGATGCTCGGCATGCGCATTCACAATGAAACCCTGCTGGACAAGCCGTTTCAGTTTGATATTATCCCTGATTATTCCACGAATACCAAAGAACTGGTAGGAAGTGCGACACTCTCCTATTTCCAGAATATCCGGGACGAACGTTTGTACAACATCCGTTATTCCATTTCCGGTTCAACGCTCCATTATGCGCCGAATGCTTCCTATACGAAGATCATGCCTTCGGTACAGTTCCGTTTCCGGGAACCGGATTACCGCGAAAACAGAAAAGAGACCATCCTGATACGCCATGTCTTTGTAGAAAAAGAAGATTCACCGCTGCTTAAAAACAAAAAAGAAGAAAACTATTCTGTTTTTAACGCCCGTTATTCCATAGGGGAAGCAGAAACCGCAAGACTGTACAGCTTTTTAACCGATTTGCAGATTGCCAGCAATTTCAGCAGGCTTTCCGCCGAAATGCAGTACCGGAAATTATTTGACGACAGGCGGCAGGTCACCGTTCGTTTTTTTGCCGGTACCTTTATGTATAACGAAACCGGAACCGATTTCTTTAGCTTCGGACTGGACCGCCCTTCCGATTATCTTTTCGGTTACAACCTTATTGGCCGTTCGGAATCGACCGGACTTTTCAGCCAGCAGTTTGTAATGGCCGACGGTGGTTTTAAATCCAAATTAAAAAACCGCTATGCAAACCAGTGGATGACCACCACCAATGCCAGTTTCAGTATCTGGAACTGGGTGGAAGCCTATGCCGATGCCGGAATCATTAAAAACCGTTTCTCCAATCCGCAGTTTGTTTACGACAGCGGAATTCGGCTGAATCTGGTTCAGGACTATTTCGAGCTCTATTTCCCGGTGTATTCCAATAACGGCTGGGAAGTAAACGATCCTAATTACGGACAGCGCATCCGGTTTGTCGTAACCCTGAGTGCCAAAACCCTGGTTTCGCTATTTACCAGAAAGTGGTTCTAA
- a CDS encoding alpha-ketoacid dehydrogenase subunit alpha/beta yields the protein MNQTAAKEALSFEDFKTEVLNDYKIATISRECSLLGRREVLTGKAKFGIFGDGKEVPQLAMAKAFKNGDFRSGYYRDQTFMMAIGQMTIQQFFAGLYGHADLAHDPMSAGRQMGGHFATHSLDENGNWKNLTAQKNSSADISPTAGQMPRLLGLAQASKIYRNVSGIENNTNFSIDGNEIAWGTIGNASTSEGLFFETINAAGVLQVPMVMSVWDDEYGISVHARYQTTKENISEILKGFQRDENNNGFEIITVKGWDYPTLVETYQKAAAIAREEHVPVLIHVKELTQPQGHSTSGSHERYKNADRLAWEAEFDCLAQFRKWLIENNIATAEEIEAMDAAAKKEVLEGKKAAWSAYLNPIKEEQQELAAFLNSIAASSPNKVFIEKYANDLAAIKEPIRKDILVTARKVLRLIVNENGKGSLATWITSYTAKIQPKFSSHLFSQSDKNVLNSAEVLPVYDAAAEEVDARLIIRDNFDAIFAKYPETLIFGEDSGTIGDVNQGLEGMQEKYGAFRVADAGIREATILGQGIGMAMRGLRPIAEIQYLDYLLYAIQIMSDDLATLQYRTAGRQKAPLIIRTRGHRLEGIWHSGSPMGMILNAIRGIHVLVPRNMTKAAGFYNTLLETDEPALVVECLNGYRLKEKMPSNIGAFKTPIGVVETIKEGTDITLVSYGSTLRLIEQAAKELLEVGIDAEIIDVQSLLPFDINHDIVKSVAKTNRLLVIDEDVPGGASAYILQQIIDEQKGYMHLDSQPQTLASKAHRPAYGTDGDYFSKPSAEDIFEKVYEIMNEANPSKYPSLY from the coding sequence ATGAATCAAACGGCCGCTAAAGAAGCTCTTTCTTTTGAAGATTTCAAAACAGAGGTGCTTAACGATTATAAAATTGCAACCATCAGCAGAGAATGCAGCTTATTGGGAAGACGTGAAGTACTTACCGGTAAGGCGAAATTCGGGATTTTTGGTGATGGTAAAGAAGTGCCACAGCTTGCGATGGCAAAGGCTTTTAAAAACGGCGATTTCCGTTCGGGTTATTACCGTGATCAGACTTTCATGATGGCAATAGGTCAAATGACAATTCAACAGTTTTTTGCCGGTTTATACGGTCATGCCGATCTGGCTCATGACCCGATGAGTGCCGGACGTCAGATGGGCGGGCATTTTGCCACACACAGCCTTGACGAAAACGGAAACTGGAAAAACCTTACTGCTCAGAAAAATTCAAGTGCCGATATTTCTCCAACAGCCGGGCAAATGCCTCGTTTATTAGGTTTGGCACAAGCCTCAAAAATATACCGTAATGTATCCGGAATTGAAAATAACACCAATTTCTCAATTGACGGAAACGAGATCGCATGGGGAACAATCGGTAATGCTTCCACTTCGGAAGGTTTGTTCTTTGAAACCATTAACGCTGCCGGAGTACTTCAGGTACCAATGGTGATGAGCGTTTGGGATGATGAATACGGAATTTCCGTTCACGCCCGCTACCAGACTACAAAAGAGAATATCTCCGAAATATTAAAAGGATTCCAGCGTGATGAAAACAACAATGGTTTTGAGATCATCACGGTAAAAGGATGGGATTACCCTACTTTGGTGGAAACCTATCAGAAAGCAGCGGCTATTGCCCGTGAAGAGCACGTGCCGGTATTAATCCACGTAAAAGAACTAACCCAGCCGCAGGGACACTCTACTTCCGGTTCACACGAACGTTACAAAAATGCCGATCGTCTGGCATGGGAAGCAGAATTTGACTGTCTGGCGCAATTCCGCAAATGGCTGATTGAAAACAACATTGCTACAGCCGAAGAAATTGAAGCAATGGATGCTGCCGCTAAAAAAGAAGTGCTGGAAGGCAAAAAAGCAGCCTGGAGCGCTTACCTGAACCCGATAAAAGAAGAACAGCAGGAATTAGCTGCTTTCTTAAACAGTATTGCTGCTTCCAGTCCTAACAAAGTTTTCATTGAAAAATATGCAAATGATTTAGCCGCAATTAAAGAACCGATCCGTAAAGACATTTTAGTGACTGCGCGTAAAGTATTGCGCCTGATCGTAAACGAAAACGGAAAAGGTTCGTTAGCCACCTGGATTACCAGCTATACTGCCAAAATACAGCCTAAATTCAGCTCGCATTTGTTCTCCCAATCGGATAAAAATGTATTGAACAGTGCAGAAGTACTGCCTGTTTATGATGCAGCAGCCGAAGAAGTGGATGCCCGTTTAATCATCCGCGATAACTTTGATGCTATTTTCGCTAAATATCCTGAAACCTTAATTTTTGGTGAAGATTCCGGTACTATCGGCGATGTGAACCAGGGATTGGAAGGTATGCAGGAAAAATATGGTGCCTTCCGTGTTGCCGATGCCGGTATTCGTGAAGCAACCATTTTAGGACAGGGAATCGGAATGGCGATGAGAGGATTACGTCCGATCGCTGAAATCCAGTACCTGGATTATCTTTTATATGCAATCCAGATCATGAGTGACGATTTGGCGACCTTACAGTATAGAACTGCCGGACGTCAGAAAGCACCGCTGATCATCAGAACACGCGGTCACAGACTGGAAGGTATCTGGCACTCCGGATCGCCAATGGGGATGATCCTGAATGCGATCCGCGGAATACACGTTTTAGTACCGAGAAACATGACTAAAGCAGCAGGATTCTACAATACGTTACTGGAAACCGACGAACCGGCTTTAGTAGTAGAATGTCTGAACGGTTACCGTTTAAAAGAAAAAATGCCTTCCAATATCGGAGCTTTCAAAACGCCAATCGGTGTGGTGGAAACCATCAAAGAAGGTACAGATATCACTTTGGTTTCTTACGGTTCTACCCTGCGTTTAATCGAGCAGGCAGCCAAAGAATTACTGGAAGTGGGTATTGATGCCGAAATCATCGACGTTCAGTCGTTATTGCCTTTCGATATTAATCACGATATCGTGAAAAGCGTAGCCAAAACAAACCGCTTACTGGTAATTGATGAAGACGTTCCGGGTGGTGCTTCTGCATACATCCTGCAGCAAATCATTGATGAGCAAAAAGGATATATGCATTTAGACAGTCAGCCGCAAACACTGGCTTCCAAAGCGCACCGTCCTGCTTACGGAACAGACGGGGATTATTTCTCCAAACCTTCAGCCGAAGATATTTTCGAAAAAGTGTACGAAATTATGAATGAGGCGAATCCTTCCAAATATCCAAGTTTATACTAA
- a CDS encoding AAA family ATPase has translation MTLQQPWHSDTFFVITGGPGAGKTTLLNALARQHYRCVPEAAREIIQEQLQSGGTALPWKDTALYTRLMLERSVSSYIETFNSHPGNEPVFFDRGIPDTLCYAQLINLGISEAMDLNARQFTYNPKVFLLPPWQEIYQTDTERKQTWEEAVRTYDKMVATYQLYNYQIIEIPKADIETRLAFLLSHIPDLLRK, from the coding sequence ATGACCTTGCAACAACCCTGGCATTCCGATACCTTCTTTGTGATTACTGGCGGTCCCGGAGCCGGAAAAACCACTTTACTGAATGCTTTAGCCCGGCAGCACTATCGTTGTGTTCCGGAAGCAGCCCGGGAAATCATACAGGAACAGCTACAGTCCGGCGGAACGGCTTTACCCTGGAAAGACACCGCGCTGTACACCCGGCTGATGCTGGAACGCTCCGTTAGCAGCTATATCGAAACATTTAATTCACATCCCGGCAATGAACCAGTTTTTTTCGACAGGGGCATTCCCGACACCCTGTGTTATGCGCAGTTAATCAATCTGGGAATATCCGAAGCCATGGATCTCAACGCCCGGCAGTTTACTTACAACCCAAAAGTATTCCTGTTGCCGCCCTGGCAGGAAATATACCAAACAGATACGGAACGGAAACAAACCTGGGAAGAAGCGGTTCGTACTTATGACAAAATGGTGGCAACTTACCAGTTATACAACTATCAGATCATTGAAATTCCGAAAGCGGATATTGAAACAAGGCTTGCCTTTTTGTTGTCCCACATCCCGGACTTGCTAAGAAAATAG
- a CDS encoding AraC family transcriptional regulator encodes MKREHLYEPFSISFETLTEYPKPAHQHSYFELVYVLDGNGMQCINQNNFAYHPGHLFLITPQDCHSFTIDTPTQFFFLRFNDIYIRSNALQTDNIKRLEFILQNANHQPGCILKNQTDKSLVRPMVEAIIREYVNRDLYNKEVIQQIINTLIVIVARNIAKYLPEQVTEKSDEKFLAILNYIQQHIYEPEKIRTEVMSAHFGISEGYLGRYFKKHCNETMQSYITNYKISLIEYRLKHSAKRINEIAVELGFTDESHLNKFFKKQKGIGPRQYRSRLFS; translated from the coding sequence ATGAAGCGAGAACATTTGTACGAACCGTTTTCAATTAGTTTTGAAACGCTGACGGAATATCCCAAACCGGCACACCAGCACAGCTATTTTGAACTGGTATATGTGCTGGACGGAAACGGGATGCAGTGCATCAATCAGAATAACTTTGCCTACCATCCGGGGCATCTGTTTTTAATTACGCCCCAGGATTGTCACTCTTTTACAATCGATACACCAACGCAGTTTTTCTTTTTGCGCTTTAATGATATCTATATCCGTTCGAATGCTTTACAAACGGATAATATCAAACGGCTGGAATTTATTTTGCAAAATGCCAACCATCAGCCGGGCTGTATTTTAAAAAATCAAACGGATAAAAGCCTGGTACGGCCGATGGTCGAAGCGATCATACGCGAATATGTCAACCGGGACCTGTATAACAAAGAAGTCATCCAGCAGATCATCAATACGCTGATCGTGATTGTAGCACGCAATATTGCCAAATATTTACCGGAGCAGGTGACTGAAAAAAGCGATGAGAAATTTTTAGCAATCCTCAATTATATACAGCAGCATATTTATGAGCCGGAAAAGATCCGTACTGAGGTAATGAGTGCGCATTTTGGCATTTCGGAAGGGTATTTAGGGCGGTATTTTAAAAAGCACTGTAACGAAACGATGCAGTCGTATATCACGAATTATAAGATCAGTTTAATCGAGTACCGCCTGAAACACAGTGCAAAACGGATTAACGAAATTGCGGTTGAATTAGGATTTACCGATGAAAGCCACCTGAATAAGTTTTTCAAAAAACAGAAGGGAATTGGTCCCAGACAATACCGGAGCAGGCTATTTTCTTAG
- a CDS encoding NADP-dependent oxidoreductase, producing the protein MKAFILENTGAPENLQFTTLPLPDYNDNEVLIQVKAISINPVDAKTRNGNGMYGRLKEIQPLILGWDISGIVTAVGEKVTAFKKGDAVFGMVNFPGHGKAYAEYVSAPEDQLALKPANISFEAAAAATLAALTAWQAIVHHAKVQPDDTVLIHAASGGVGHFAVQIAKHLGAHVIGTSSAKNRDFVLGLGADRHLDYNTERFEETVSDVDFVLDTIGGNNIDRSLEVIRKQGTLISIPSGLNEQVTEKARSKGINGSFMLVASNGDDMKSLAALLENGSIKAHVSKTYPFEQMAQAHHDIETGRIVGKIVITL; encoded by the coding sequence ATGAAAGCATTTATTTTAGAAAATACAGGAGCTCCGGAAAATTTACAGTTCACCACCTTACCGCTTCCCGATTATAACGATAACGAAGTACTCATACAGGTAAAAGCCATCAGCATTAATCCTGTTGATGCCAAAACCCGAAACGGAAATGGCATGTATGGCAGGTTAAAAGAAATACAGCCTTTAATTCTGGGTTGGGATATTTCCGGTATTGTTACTGCGGTAGGAGAAAAAGTAACGGCTTTTAAAAAAGGGGATGCCGTTTTCGGTATGGTTAATTTCCCGGGACACGGAAAAGCCTATGCCGAATATGTAAGTGCGCCCGAAGACCAACTGGCCTTAAAACCTGCCAACATTTCTTTTGAAGCAGCCGCTGCGGCAACTTTAGCGGCATTGACCGCCTGGCAGGCCATCGTACACCATGCCAAAGTACAGCCAGACGATACTGTTTTAATTCACGCCGCTTCCGGTGGTGTCGGGCATTTTGCCGTTCAGATTGCCAAACACCTGGGTGCTCATGTGATTGGAACCTCATCTGCTAAAAACAGGGATTTTGTGTTAGGACTGGGTGCAGACAGACACCTTGACTACAACACGGAACGTTTTGAAGAAACCGTTTCGGATGTTGACTTTGTTTTGGACACCATCGGCGGAAATAACATTGACCGTTCCCTTGAAGTCATCAGAAAGCAGGGAACCCTGATTAGTATTCCGTCCGGTCTGAACGAACAGGTAACCGAAAAAGCACGCTCAAAAGGTATTAACGGCTCTTTTATGCTGGTCGCTTCAAACGGAGACGACATGAAATCCCTGGCTGCCTTATTGGAAAACGGCAGCATAAAAGCCCATGTTTCCAAAACATATCCGTTTGAACAAATGGCACAGGCCCATCACGATATTGAAACCGGAAGAATCGTGGGTAAAATTGTGATTACCCTGTAA
- a CDS encoding CHAP domain-containing protein translates to MKKKRLYTIAGCIAVLTIGTVYCLKNYNFNSSYTTGQVVDQFNGVNVYYNGGVDNVSGRNLTADNYNLGLKYQCVEFVKRYYCEHLDHKMPDSYGHAKDFFDPEIPDGRFNTKRALLQYHNPSESKPKVNDLLVYSGSLLNRFGHVAIVSEVHDNEIEIIQQNPGLFAASRARFSLQLRNDMWVIDNKRIIGWLRKE, encoded by the coding sequence ATGAAAAAGAAACGCCTTTACACCATCGCCGGATGTATTGCAGTACTCACCATAGGGACTGTATACTGCCTTAAAAACTACAACTTCAACAGCTCCTACACTACCGGCCAGGTTGTTGATCAGTTCAACGGGGTCAATGTCTATTATAATGGCGGAGTGGATAATGTTTCCGGGCGTAACCTGACTGCCGACAATTATAATTTAGGATTAAAATACCAATGTGTGGAATTTGTAAAACGCTACTATTGTGAACATTTAGACCACAAGATGCCGGACAGTTACGGCCATGCAAAAGACTTTTTTGATCCGGAAATCCCGGACGGCCGGTTCAACACCAAACGCGCTTTGCTGCAATACCATAATCCGAGTGAGTCCAAACCCAAGGTCAACGACCTGTTAGTGTATTCCGGTTCATTGCTGAACCGCTTCGGACATGTGGCCATCGTTTCGGAAGTTCATGATAACGAGATTGAGATTATCCAGCAAAATCCCGGACTGTTTGCTGCTTCCAGAGCCAGATTCTCGTTACAGTTGCGCAATGACATGTGGGTAATTGACAACAAACGAATAATCGGCTGGCTGCGAAAAGAATAA
- a CDS encoding helix-turn-helix domain-containing protein, with product MEPNRSIIRPSSSLTTQLLDIQTFISLYINTAATEVNNLCLEDFILLEIDNTTKTVGVTRFSFTTILLCISGQLDMIVGQHHYSLKAQDISIIPAESINSLSSFSDDFKAYMVVFKSDFLKKGFVNSSILEELLFINPEYPPVFELDAALFESNRYKFEKIKAEYYKASPFYLDMIRLYLIQILYDYNRVCEICLLNSTTSMNRQFQIVHKFRKLVDKHFALFRTVKEYSDLLHISPKYLSECVKQQTGFSAIDIIHQKITLEAEFLLRYSELSIKEIATALSFDTLSHFSRFFKAQKKCTPSEYRLLP from the coding sequence TTGGAACCGAACAGAAGTATCATAAGGCCATCCTCATCCCTGACCACGCAGCTTTTAGATATTCAAACTTTTATAAGCCTTTATATAAATACTGCGGCTACAGAAGTTAACAACCTGTGTCTTGAGGATTTTATCCTGCTTGAAATCGACAATACTACAAAAACTGTAGGCGTTACCCGGTTTAGCTTTACAACCATTTTGCTTTGCATTTCCGGGCAGCTGGACATGATTGTCGGTCAGCACCACTACTCGCTGAAAGCACAGGATATCTCCATTATTCCGGCAGAATCCATTAATTCACTCTCCTCCTTTTCAGACGATTTTAAAGCCTATATGGTCGTTTTTAAATCGGATTTCCTGAAGAAGGGCTTTGTCAACAGCAGCATTTTAGAAGAGTTACTCTTTATCAACCCCGAATACCCGCCTGTTTTCGAATTGGATGCCGCTCTTTTTGAATCCAATCGTTATAAGTTTGAAAAAATCAAAGCCGAATACTATAAGGCCAGTCCGTTTTACCTGGACATGATCCGCCTGTATCTGATCCAGATCTTATATGACTACAACAGGGTTTGCGAAATCTGCCTGCTCAATTCGACAACCAGCATGAACCGGCAGTTCCAGATCGTGCATAAATTCCGGAAACTGGTCGACAAGCATTTTGCGCTATTCCGGACGGTTAAGGAGTATTCCGATTTACTGCACATTTCCCCCAAATATTTAAGTGAATGTGTAAAGCAGCAAACCGGATTTTCGGCTATCGACATCATCCACCAGAAAATAACACTGGAAGCGGAATTCCTGCTTCGCTATTCGGAACTAAGCATCAAGGAGATTGCCACGGCTTTGTCTTTTGACACTCTTTCCCATTTTAGCCGCTTTTTTAAAGCGCAAAAAAAATGCACCCCGTCCGAATACCGCCTGCTACCGTAA
- a CDS encoding VOC family protein: MKKRSILQTKAALLIGLAILTHSCNTKTESPMTPSIESLGAIQFRIARPTNNLQKVVKFYKEVIGLKELGAFSGHQGYDGVMLGLPDEKYHLEFTQHADKAPLPEPTKENLLVFYFDTPEKYEKAVQKMAATGVPAVAPENPYWEGKSQTYEDPDQWRIIFYNGTFKSGK, from the coding sequence ATGAAAAAAAGGAGCATTCTTCAAACAAAAGCCGCCCTGCTTATCGGGCTGGCTATACTGACGCATTCCTGCAACACCAAAACCGAATCCCCTATGACACCATCCATCGAAAGCCTCGGAGCCATACAGTTCCGGATAGCAAGACCTACCAACAATTTACAGAAGGTTGTAAAATTCTATAAAGAAGTTATCGGATTAAAAGAACTGGGCGCTTTCAGCGGACATCAGGGATATGACGGTGTAATGCTGGGGCTTCCGGATGAAAAATACCATCTTGAATTTACGCAGCATGCGGATAAGGCACCCTTACCGGAACCTACCAAAGAGAACCTGCTGGTTTTCTATTTTGACACTCCGGAAAAATATGAAAAAGCGGTACAGAAAATGGCCGCGACCGGTGTTCCCGCAGTTGCACCCGAAAATCCGTATTGGGAAGGAAAAAGCCAGACCTATGAAGATCCGGACCAATGGCGCATTATCTTCTACAACGGTACTTTTAAATCCGGTAAATAA
- a CDS encoding VOC family protein, producing MDKLIRKITPFLWFDNQAEEAMNFYISIFNNAKILKTSYYSEGGPAPAGTLMTASFQLEGQEFIALNGGPQFAFTPAVSFVVNCHSQQEIDELWDKLSEGGQKQKCGWLLDQFGLSWQIVPTVLETLMSSGDAEKSHRVMMALLQMDKLDIKTLQDAYDA from the coding sequence ATGGACAAGCTAATCCGGAAAATTACCCCTTTTCTTTGGTTTGACAATCAGGCAGAAGAAGCCATGAATTTTTATATCAGCATTTTCAACAATGCAAAAATACTGAAAACCAGCTATTACAGTGAAGGCGGACCCGCTCCTGCCGGAACATTAATGACCGCCAGTTTCCAGCTGGAAGGTCAGGAATTTATTGCCCTGAACGGCGGACCGCAATTTGCCTTTACTCCGGCAGTCTCTTTTGTGGTTAACTGTCATTCACAGCAAGAAATTGATGAACTGTGGGATAAACTTTCCGAAGGCGGCCAAAAACAAAAATGCGGCTGGCTGCTGGATCAATTCGGGCTTTCCTGGCAGATTGTTCCGACAGTGCTTGAAACCTTAATGAGCTCCGGTGATGCCGAAAAATCCCATCGCGTTATGATGGCGCTGCTTCAAATGGACAAACTCGATATTAAAACCCTGCAGGATGCTTACGATGCGTAA